A region of Vitis vinifera cultivar Pinot Noir 40024 chromosome 15, ASM3070453v1 DNA encodes the following proteins:
- the LOC100852927 gene encoding mitogen-activated protein kinase homolog MMK2, translated as MSMESSAGSVEGNIRGVSTHGGRYVQYNVYGNLFEVSRKYVPPIRPVGRGAYGIVCAAMNSETREEVAIKKIGNAFDNRIDAKRTLREIKLLRHMDHENVIVLKDIIRPPKRENFNDVYIVYELMDTDLHQIIRSNQPLNDDHCRYFLYQVLRGLKYVHSANVLHRDLKPSNLLLNANCDLKIGDFGLARTTSETDFMTEYVVTRWYRAPELLLNCSEYTAAIDIWSVGCILGEIMTRQPLFPGRDYVHQLRLITELIGSPDDSSLGFLRSDNARRYVRQLPQYPRQQFQARFPNMSPGAIDLLEKMLVFDPNRRITVEGALSHPYLAPLHDINEEPVCPRPFVFDFEQPSFTEENIKELIWRESVKFNPDPPVH; from the exons ATGTCTATGGAGTCGAGCGCTGGTTCAGTTGAAGGGAATATCAGAGGAGTGTCGACTCATGGTGGACGGTATGTTCAGTACAATGTGTATGGGAACCTCTTCGAAGTTTCTAGGAAGTACGTGCCGCCAATTCGGCCTGTGGGTCGTGGTGCTTATGGTATCGTGTG CGCTGCGATGAACTCAGAGACACGGGAGGAAGTTGCCATTAAGAAGATTGGTAATGCATTTGATAATAGGATAGATGCCAAACGGACATTACGGGAAATTAAGCTTCTTCGCCACATGGATCATGAAAAT GTTATTGTCTTGAAAGACATCATACGGCCACCTAAGAGGGAGAACTTCAATGATGTCTACATTGTTTATGAATTAATGGACACTGATCTGCATCAGATAATACGTTCCAACCAACCACTGAATGATGACCACTGCCGG TACTTCCTGTATCAGGTGTTACGAGGACTTAAATATGTACACTCAGCAAATGTCTTGCATCGTGATTTGAAGCCGAGTAATTTGCTTCTGAATGCAAATTGTGATCTTAAGATTGGGGATTTTGGACTTGCGAGGACGACATCTGAAACAGACTTCATGACTGAGTATGTTGTTACCCGATGGTATCGTGCACCAGAATTGCTCCTTAATTGTTCAGAATACACTGCGGCAATTGATATTTGGTCAGTGGGTTGTATCCTTGGAGAAATCATGACAAGGCAACCTCTGTTTCCTGGCAGAGATTATGTCCATCAGCTGAGACTTATCACAGAG CTTATAGGTTCACCTGATGACTCTAGCCTTGGGTTTCTTCGAAGTGATAATGCCCGAAGATATGTTAGGCAGCTACCACAATACCCGAGACAACAATTTCAGGCTAGATTTCCTAATATGTCTCCTGGAGCTATTGATTTGCTAGAAAAAATGCTTGTATTTGATCCAAACAGGCGCATTACAG TTGAAGGGGCACTGTCTCATCCATACTTGGCACCTCTTCATGATATCAATGAGGAGCCCGTTTGTCCAAGGCCTTTTGTTTTTGATTTCGAGCAACCATCATTTACTGAAGAGAATATCAAAGAACTCATCTGGAGGGAATCCGTAAAATTCAATCCAGACCCACCAGTTCATTGA
- the LOC100852885 gene encoding probable polygalacturonase has translation MEMCKSPLTTQVVSVLVAVVLLLSVSRGECRKGRILEALEYSAISCRAHSASLVDFGGVGDGQTLNTKAFQDAVSELSKYGSEGGAQLYVPAGKWLTGSFSLTSHFTLFLHRDAVLLASQDISQWPVIKPLPSYGRGRDAAAGRYTSLIFGTNLTDVIITGDNGTIDGQGGLWWQRFHGGKLKYTRPYLIELMYSADIQISNLTLLNSPSWNVHPVYSRNILIQGITILAPVRSPNTDGINPDSCTNTRIEDCYIVSGDDCVAVKSGWDEYGIAYGMPTKQLVIRRLTCISPYSAVIALGSEMSGGIQDVRAEDIVAINSESGIRIKTGIGRGGYVKDIYVRGMTMKTMKWAFWMTGNYGSHADNHYDPKAFPVIQGINYRDMVAENVSMAARLEGIPSDPFTGICISNVTIHLAAKAKKVPWTCTDVEGISSGVTPTPCSTLPDQGPEKTSLCNFPAESLPIDTVELQKCSYGINYYP, from the exons GTAGTTTCAGTGTTAGTTGCGGTGGTTTTGTTGCTGAGTGTAAGCAGAGGTGAGTGCagaaaaggaagaattttggAGGCTTTGGAGTATTCAGCCATAAGTTGCAGAGCACACAGCGCTTCATTGGTGGATTTCGGAGGAGTTGGTGACGGGCAAACGTTGAACACGAAGGCGTTTCAAGATGCAGTGAGTGAGTTGAGCAAGTATGGATCGGAGGGCGGAGCTCAGCTGTATGTTCCTGCCGGAAAATGGTTAACCGGCAGCTTCAGCCTCACCAGCCACTTCACTCTCTTTCTCCATAGAGATGCTGTTCTTCTTGCTTCTCAA GATATAAGCCAATGGCCGGTGATCAAACCATTGCCATCGTACGGTCGAGGACGAGACGCAGCAGCAGGAAGATACACCAGTCTCATATTCGGCACAAACCTCACTGATGTCATTATTACTG GTGACAATGGGACAATCGACGGCCAGGGTGGTCTGTGGTGGCAGCGATTCCACGGGGGCAAACTCAAGTACACCCGGCCGTACCTGATCGAGCTCATGTACTCTGCTGATATTCAGATTTCTAATCTGACGCTCCTCAACTCGCCTTCATGGAACGTTCATCCTGTCTACAGCAG AAATATTCTTATTCAAGGTATTACGATCCTTGCGCCTGTAAGATCACCAAACACCGATGGAATCAATCCAG ATTCTTGCACAAACACAAGGATTGAAGACTGCTACATTGTATCTGGAGATGACTGCGTGGCAGTTAAAAGCGGTTGGGATGAGTATGGCATAGCTTACGGTATGCCCACAAAACAGTTGGTGATCAGACGGCTCACATGCATTTCACCCTACAGTGCTGTGATTGCATTAGGGAGTGAGATGTCGGGTGGGATCCAAGACGTCAGGGCCGAAGACATTGTGGCCATCAATTCGGAATCTGGGATCAGGATCAAGACTGGCATAGGGAGAGGAGGCTATGTGAAAGACATATATGTAAGAGGAATGACTATGAAGACTATGAAATGGGCCTTCTGGATGACTGGGAACTATGGGTCTCATGCAGACAATCACTATGACCCAAAGGCATTTCCAGTGATTCAAGGAATCAATTACAGAGACATGGTGGCTGAGAATGTGTCAATGGCAGCTAGACTAGAGGGAATTCCCAGTGACCCATTCACCGGAATCTGCATTTCTAACGTCACAATTCATTTAGCCGCAAAAGCGAAGAAAGTACCTTGGACATGCACTGATGTTGAGGGGATCTCAAGCGGCGTCACGCCTACACCATGCAGCACGTTGCCTGATCAGGGTCCAGAGAAGACGTCTTTATGCAATTTTCCTGCAGAGAGTTTGCCAATAGATACAGTAGAGTTACAGAAGTGTTCTTacggaataaattattatccGTGA